The Mycobacteriales bacterium sequence CACCAGGTCGACCAGTGCCTCGTCGGCGTCCCGGTGGCCGCGCCGGGCGGCGGCGCTGCCCATCGCCGACAGCCGCGCGGCGTCGAGCAGCAAGGGCAGCACCGTCGAGCGGACGTAGCCGGCGTCGAAGCCGGCATCCTCCACCAGCAGGCCGCCCCCGCCGTCCACGACCGGCCGGGCGTTGAGCACCTGCTCGCCGTTGCCGATCGGCAGCGGCACGTAGACGGCCGGCAGACCGACCGCCGACAGCTCGGCGCAGGTCATCGCGCCGGCCCGGCAGACGGCCAGATCGGCGGCGGCATAGGCCAGCTCCATCCGATCGACGTAGGGCAGCACGTGGTGGGTGGCCCGCTCCCCCACGGCCGCCTGGACCGTCTCGACCTGCGCGGGGCCGGCGACGTGCAGCACCTGCACCCCCGCGGCAGCCAGCTCGGCGGCCGCGCCGGTGACGGCGGCGTTGAGGCTGCGGGCGCCCTGCGAGCCGCCGGTCACCAACAGCACCGGGCCCTCGGACAACCCGAAGGTCGCCCGCGCCCCGGGGCGTGCAGCGGCCCGGTCGAGCCGGGCCACGGCACTGCGCAGCGGGATGCCGAGCACCTGCGCGTGGCGCAGTCCACTGCCCTCGACCGCGGCCGCGACATGGGGGGTGAGCCGGGAGCCCACCCGGTTGGCCAGCCCGGCCCGGGCGTTGGCCTCGTGGACCACCGACGGGGTGCCGCGCCGGCGCGCGGCGAGGTACGCGGGCAGCGCGACGTAACCGCCGAAGCCCACCACCACGTCGGCGTCGACCCGGTCCAGGTGGGCGCGGGTACGCCGGACGGCATCGGCGACCCGCCCCGGGACCCGGAGCAGGTCCAGCGTCGGCCGGCGTGGCAGCGGCACGCGCGGGATCTCCGCGAGGTCGTAGCCGCGGGCGGGCACGAGCCGGGCCTCCAGCCCGGTGCCGGTGCCGAGAGCGGTGACGACGGTGGAGGGCTCGCGGCGGCGCAGCGCGTCGGCGAGCGCGAGGGCGGGCTCGACATGGCCGGCGGTACCGCCACCGGCCACCACCACCGACAGGGGCCGGCTCATCGTCGTCCGGGTGCCGGGCCGGTCCGGCGGGCACCGGTGCGTGGCACCCCTGCCCGCCCGCCGGTGCGCGGGACGGCGCGCGCCCGCCCCGCCGTACGGGACCGGACGGGGGCCGAGGTCTCCCCGCGCAGTCGACCGCGCAGGGTGGGTGCCGCGGCGAGCGCCGCGGCGGCACCGGGCTCGAGCCGCGCGAAGGACAGCAGCATCCCGATCGCGACGAGGGTGACCAGCAGCGCCGAGCCGCCGAAGGACACCAACGGCAGCGGGATGCCGGTGATCGGCAGCAGGCCGACGACGGCACCCATGTTGATGATCGCCTGGCAGCCGATCCAGGCGGTGACGCCGGAGGTGGCCAGCCGGACGAACGGGTCGTCGGAGTGCTGCGCGATCCGGATGCAGGAGTAGATCAGCACCGCGAACAACCCGACGACGGTGAGCGTGCCGAGCAGGCCGAGCTCCTCGCCGATGATCGCGAAGACGTAGTCGGTGTGCGCCTCGGGCAGCCCGCCCGACCACTTCTCCCGGCTGGCGCCGAGGCCGAGGCCGAACAGGCCGCCGGAGGACAGCGCGTAGAAACCCTGGACCGCCTGGTAGCCGGTGTTCTCGGGATCGGCGAACGGGTCGCGGAACGACATCAGCCGCTCGAGCCGGTGCGGGGTCGTGATCGCCAGGAACATCGCGCCGCTGACGAGGGCACCGACGAGCACGCCGAAGATCCGCAGCGGGGTGCCGACGACCCACAGCAGCGCGATCACGACGGTCGCGATCGAGACCGCGGTGCCGAAGTCGGGCTGGAGCATCACCAGCAGCAGCACGGCCCCGGTGACGGGGACGAGGGGGACGAGCAGGTGCATCCGGATGTCCAGCAGCCGCCGCTTGCGGACCAACAGGTCCGCCCCCCACAGCACGAGCGCCAGCTTCACCAGCTCGGCCGGCTGCAGGTTGAAGCCGAGCGGCAACGGGATCCAGCTGGTCGCGCCGTTGACCTGCCTGCCGACCCCCGGTAGCAGAACGGCGACGAGCAGCGCCAGCGACGTCAGCAGCAGCGGGTAGGCCGCGGCCCGGTAGAACCGGACCGGCAGCCGCGAGGCCGCGAACATCAGCGGCAGCCCGAGCGAGATGAACGTCGCCTGCTTGATGCCGGTGGCGAACAGCGAGCCGGTCGTGGCGTAGGAGCGCAGGCTGGACGCCGAGAACACCATGACCAGCCCGAGGACGAGCAGCAGCAGCGTGCTGGCCAGCAGCAGGTGGTAGCTGGCCAGGGGCCGGAGCAGCACCGGCACCCGCGCCGGACCGACGTCCTGCTCGGCGGACGCGGTCGAGGGAGCCCTCATGAGGACGTCCCGGTGACGGCGCGGGCGAACAGCTCGCCGCGCTCGTTGTAGTCGCGGAAGCAGTCCATCGAG is a genomic window containing:
- the murG gene encoding undecaprenyldiphospho-muramoylpentapeptide beta-N-acetylglucosaminyltransferase; this encodes MSRPLSVVVAGGGTAGHVEPALALADALRRREPSTVVTALGTGTGLEARLVPARGYDLAEIPRVPLPRRPTLDLLRVPGRVADAVRRTRAHLDRVDADVVVGFGGYVALPAYLAARRRGTPSVVHEANARAGLANRVGSRLTPHVAAAVEGSGLRHAQVLGIPLRSAVARLDRAAARPGARATFGLSEGPVLLVTGGSQGARSLNAAVTGAAAELAAAGVQVLHVAGPAQVETVQAAVGERATHHVLPYVDRMELAYAAADLAVCRAGAMTCAELSAVGLPAVYVPLPIGNGEQVLNARPVVDGGGGLLVEDAGFDAGYVRSTVLPLLLDAARLSAMGSAAARRGHRDADEALVDLVLAAVHR
- the ftsW gene encoding putative lipid II flippase FtsW; translation: MRAPSTASAEQDVGPARVPVLLRPLASYHLLLASTLLLLVLGLVMVFSASSLRSYATTGSLFATGIKQATFISLGLPLMFAASRLPVRFYRAAAYPLLLTSLALLVAVLLPGVGRQVNGATSWIPLPLGFNLQPAELVKLALVLWGADLLVRKRRLLDIRMHLLVPLVPVTGAVLLLVMLQPDFGTAVSIATVVIALLWVVGTPLRIFGVLVGALVSGAMFLAITTPHRLERLMSFRDPFADPENTGYQAVQGFYALSSGGLFGLGLGASREKWSGGLPEAHTDYVFAIIGEELGLLGTLTVVGLFAVLIYSCIRIAQHSDDPFVRLATSGVTAWIGCQAIINMGAVVGLLPITGIPLPLVSFGGSALLVTLVAIGMLLSFARLEPGAAAALAAAPTLRGRLRGETSAPVRSRTAGRARAVPRTGGRAGVPRTGARRTGPAPGRR